In one window of Saprospiraceae bacterium DNA:
- the hemW gene encoding radical SAM family heme chaperone HemW produces the protein MQNDLNISNKKFAGIYIHIPYCKRKCSYCNFHFSTNLTTMDALMQALLKEISARAPEALEYGIQSMYLGGGTPSLLSPNIFEKLFETILKYYHLSEDCEITLEANPDDIHTDLLRDWKTCGINRLSIGIQSFHQEDLNWMNRTHTVKQALESLNQVNAANYSNFTLDLMYGLPGSNSEKLKFNLEQIQKSGTPHFSAYALTLEERTALVHLYKKDILQPVEDINTIEQMYQILDFCEASGFEAYEISNFAKPGYRSRHNSSYWQGLPYFGFGPSAHSFDGLCRRWNISNNNAYIQNIQQENSYFESEVLSDTDKYNEYILLNLRKKEGVDFHQIEMKFPQFAERFLKEIKRHLGNGEIHVSANSYILTRKGKSQADRISSELFQLQ, from the coding sequence ATGCAAAATGATCTGAACATATCAAATAAAAAATTCGCTGGAATTTACATCCACATACCGTACTGTAAACGCAAATGTAGCTACTGTAATTTTCATTTCAGTACAAATTTGACTACCATGGACGCATTGATGCAAGCCCTTCTCAAGGAAATAAGTGCGCGCGCTCCCGAAGCTCTCGAGTACGGCATTCAAAGTATGTATCTGGGAGGCGGAACCCCCTCGCTGCTCTCTCCAAACATTTTCGAAAAATTATTCGAAACCATACTGAAATATTACCATCTCAGCGAGGACTGTGAAATTACACTGGAAGCAAACCCCGATGACATCCACACAGATTTACTCCGAGACTGGAAAACATGCGGCATCAACAGATTAAGCATTGGAATACAATCCTTTCATCAGGAAGATCTCAATTGGATGAACAGAACCCATACCGTTAAGCAGGCTCTGGAAAGTTTGAATCAGGTGAATGCAGCAAATTATTCTAATTTTACTTTAGATCTCATGTACGGTCTTCCTGGTTCAAATTCAGAAAAGCTCAAATTCAATCTGGAACAAATTCAAAAATCCGGAACTCCTCATTTCTCCGCATATGCACTGACACTGGAAGAACGTACAGCATTGGTTCATTTATATAAAAAGGACATTTTGCAGCCTGTTGAAGACATCAACACCATTGAGCAAATGTATCAGATCCTCGATTTTTGTGAAGCTAGCGGATTCGAAGCCTACGAAATTTCCAATTTCGCAAAGCCGGGATACAGATCCCGGCACAACAGCAGCTATTGGCAAGGTTTGCCTTACTTTGGATTCGGTCCGTCAGCACATTCCTTTGATGGGTTATGCAGAAGATGGAATATTTCAAACAACAATGCCTACATACAAAACATTCAGCAAGAAAATTCATACTTCGAATCAGAAGTGTTAAGTGATACAGATAAATACAATGAATACATTTTATTGAATTTACGAAAAAAAGAAGGCGTAGACTTCCACCAAATTGAAATGAAATTTCCTCAATTTGCAGAGCGTTTCCTCAAAGAAATAAAAAGGCATTTAGGTAATGGAGAAATACACGTATCCGCCAACAGCTATATCTTAACCAGAAAAGGAAAATCGCAAGCGGACCGGATCAGCTCTGAATTATTTCAGTTGCAATAA
- the galE gene encoding UDP-glucose 4-epimerase GalE yields the protein MSKKIAVTGGCGYIGSHTLVDLLQNGYEVFSVDSLVNSTEVSLVGIEKITGTKIKNYKLDLADPLAWQQLLEFEKDVSGIIHFAALKAVGESVEQPLRYYDNNLNALLNVFKWMDLGSVPYLIFSSSCTVYGDRCELPVRESQAFGKTNSPYGKTKQIGEWMMEDVLAAQHKQGISLRYFNPAGAHESSWIGEAPSNPALNLVPVITETAIGKRDTMTVFGNDYPTRDGTCIRDYVHVMDLARAHTLALNYLIEGKSPVHFDAFNLGIGQGLSVLEMIEAFEKCAEQKLNYKMGSRRLGDMAEVYADAAKASALLDWKPLFGVEDIMRTAWEWEKRRGI from the coding sequence ATGAGTAAGAAAATTGCGGTGACCGGAGGATGCGGATATATAGGAAGCCATACCCTGGTTGACTTATTGCAAAATGGATATGAAGTATTTAGCGTTGATTCACTCGTGAATTCAACCGAAGTATCTTTGGTCGGAATTGAAAAAATCACAGGCACAAAAATTAAAAATTACAAATTAGATCTTGCAGATCCTCTGGCCTGGCAGCAATTGCTGGAGTTTGAAAAAGATGTATCCGGGATTATTCATTTTGCAGCCTTAAAAGCAGTAGGCGAATCAGTCGAACAGCCATTAAGATACTATGATAATAATTTGAATGCACTGTTGAATGTTTTCAAATGGATGGATCTTGGATCAGTGCCCTATTTGATTTTTTCTTCGTCGTGCACCGTATATGGAGATCGTTGTGAATTGCCTGTAAGGGAGTCTCAGGCATTTGGCAAAACGAATTCCCCATACGGAAAAACCAAACAGATAGGGGAGTGGATGATGGAAGATGTCCTGGCAGCGCAACACAAACAAGGTATTAGTTTGCGTTATTTTAATCCGGCAGGTGCGCACGAATCCTCGTGGATAGGGGAGGCACCAAGCAATCCAGCCCTCAACCTGGTCCCGGTCATCACCGAGACCGCGATTGGAAAACGCGATACGATGACCGTTTTTGGAAACGATTACCCGACACGCGATGGTACTTGCATCAGGGATTATGTTCATGTGATGGATCTGGCCAGAGCTCACACACTTGCCTTGAATTATTTGATCGAAGGTAAATCGCCAGTTCATTTCGATGCATTTAACCTGGGCATTGGGCAAGGCCTGTCGGTTCTGGAAATGATCGAAGCATTTGAAAAATGTGCGGAACAGAAATTGAATTATAAAATGGGTTCTCGAAGGTTAGGAGATATGGCTGAAGTTTATGCTGATGCTGCGAAAGCTTCTGCATTGCTTGATTGGAAGCCCCTGTTTGGAGTTGAAGATATCATGCGTACTGCATGGGAATGGGAGAAAAGGAGGGGGATATAA
- a CDS encoding O-methyltransferase, with translation MSHPESEVLNQLERSTFLNTISPQMISGKLQGRFLSTLSKLIKPTHVLDIGSFTGYSALCLAEGLSEQGQVHSIEIANDYDHLRVQIIGKDPINHKITWHKGDALEIIPKLDLPWDLVFLDAAKLLYDSFLTCLEPRMKNGALLIADNVLWYGKVLNPQQDEETLALHKFNERLRNSDAWETVVIPLRDGLSLSRKK, from the coding sequence ATGAGTCATCCTGAAAGTGAAGTATTGAACCAGCTTGAAAGGAGTACTTTTCTAAATACCATTTCTCCGCAGATGATCTCTGGAAAATTGCAGGGAAGATTTTTAAGTACCCTTTCAAAACTGATAAAACCAACTCATGTACTCGATATAGGAAGTTTTACAGGATACAGCGCTTTGTGTCTCGCAGAAGGCTTGTCTGAACAGGGCCAGGTGCATTCTATTGAGATTGCCAACGATTACGACCATTTACGTGTACAAATCATTGGCAAAGATCCCATCAATCACAAAATAACATGGCATAAAGGCGATGCTTTGGAGATTATTCCAAAACTCGATTTGCCATGGGATCTTGTATTTCTGGATGCGGCGAAATTGCTTTACGATTCCTTTTTAACTTGCTTAGAACCCAGAATGAAAAATGGAGCCTTGCTCATTGCAGACAATGTTCTTTGGTATGGAAAAGTACTGAACCCACAACAGGATGAAGAAACATTGGCCTTACACAAGTTCAACGAACGACTGCGAAATTCTGATGCCTGGGAAACTGTTGTGATTCCTCTACGCGATGGATTAAGTCTTTCCAGAAAAAAATAA
- a CDS encoding SPFH domain-containing protein: MNYALKEKPFQAISGWWVLLVILVLPYILWMSHNLVLYIIGGIVWLLLLLGLIVVNPNGSRVLILFGKYVGTIREDGFFWANPFFVKCSLSLRARNFESDRLKVNDKRGNPVWIGVVLVWRVKDTFRAQFEVEDYIHFVKVQTDAAVRKLAGSFAYDHIDDHEEITLRSSEEEVNRVLENELTERLSFAGIEVLESRIGYLSYSPEIAAAMLKRQQAEAIVSARYKIVEGAIGMVEGALKQLDQKGIVQLDAHEKAKLVSNLMVVLCSEKETTPVVETSA; this comes from the coding sequence ATGAATTACGCTTTGAAAGAAAAACCTTTTCAGGCCATATCAGGCTGGTGGGTCCTGTTGGTAATACTTGTATTGCCTTATATTTTATGGATGAGCCATAATCTGGTTTTGTATATTATTGGAGGGATTGTATGGTTGCTGCTCCTTTTAGGGTTAATTGTGGTCAATCCCAACGGCTCCAGAGTTCTTATCTTATTTGGAAAGTATGTGGGTACCATCCGGGAGGATGGCTTCTTTTGGGCGAACCCTTTTTTTGTAAAGTGTAGTTTATCCTTGCGTGCAAGAAATTTCGAGAGTGATCGACTGAAGGTCAATGATAAGCGTGGCAATCCCGTTTGGATTGGTGTGGTTTTGGTATGGAGAGTGAAGGATACGTTCAGAGCGCAATTTGAGGTTGAAGATTATATCCATTTTGTTAAAGTTCAAACCGATGCTGCTGTCAGAAAACTTGCCGGAAGTTTTGCATACGATCACATAGACGATCATGAAGAAATAACTTTGAGGTCATCTGAGGAGGAGGTCAATCGTGTGCTTGAAAACGAATTGACGGAACGACTTAGTTTTGCAGGTATTGAGGTGCTTGAATCGAGAATTGGGTACTTGTCTTATTCTCCTGAAATTGCAGCCGCGATGCTTAAACGTCAGCAAGCTGAAGCCATCGTTAGTGCCCGCTACAAAATAGTGGAAGGAGCCATCGGTATGGTAGAAGGGGCCCTCAAGCAATTGGACCAAAAAGGAATTGTACAATTGGATGCTCATGAAAAGGCGAAACTGGTAAGTAATCTCATGGTGGTCCTTTGTTCCGAAAAAGAGACCACACCGGTTGTAGAAACATCAGCATAA
- a CDS encoding excinuclease ABC subunit C, producing MTHEEFLKLSDGIPREPGIYKFIGQHEEILYVGKAKSLRNRLGSYFGDKKYIAAKTKALVRNALKIEYTLTENEQDAFLLENSLIKTHQPKYNVMLKDGKTYAYVCIKKEAFPRVFFTRRVIRDGSTYFGPYASKYKAEIIMDLVKKLFPLRTCSLNLAPDQIAKGKYKVCLEYHIKNCLGPCQQFESSDHYDKKIQQIKNILKGHLSVVRKFLEDQMESYASEMEFEKAHESKMQLSAFEDYQGKSTVVSTSIQDVDVFSITSTDQEAYIHFMKVIDGAVIHTYTMEAAKNCDEDESQILSLAIPRIREKFDSIAPEIIVPIMVALNDETVQVVIPKQGDKKKLLDLSNNNIEYYKLQKRKEQLNKTGKLSHSERILHTLKDDLNMTELPMHIECFDNSNIQGTNPVAACVVFKNAKPSVKDYRHYNIKSVVGPDDFASMEEVVYRRYKRLLEEQQPLPQLVIIDGGKGQLSSAMISLEKLGLDRNLTVIGIAKRLEEIYFPNDSIPLHINKKSESLKLIQQLRNEAHRFGLNFHRNQRSKKFIQSELAKIKGIGDKTISKLIGKFGSVEQIKKANPEEISDLVGKDICAKIRSYFDLETGEQKSEKPNE from the coding sequence ATGACCCATGAGGAATTTCTAAAATTGTCGGATGGCATACCCAGAGAACCCGGGATCTATAAGTTTATAGGGCAACATGAGGAGATCTTATACGTAGGGAAAGCAAAGAGTCTCCGAAATCGCTTGGGCTCCTATTTTGGAGATAAAAAATACATCGCAGCCAAAACCAAAGCATTGGTTCGCAATGCATTGAAAATCGAATACACCCTTACTGAAAATGAGCAGGATGCATTCCTTCTGGAAAATTCTCTGATCAAAACCCATCAACCGAAGTACAATGTGATGCTGAAGGATGGCAAGACCTATGCTTATGTTTGCATCAAAAAGGAAGCTTTCCCAAGGGTCTTTTTCACAAGGAGAGTGATCAGAGACGGATCGACTTATTTTGGACCTTACGCATCGAAATACAAAGCCGAGATCATCATGGACCTGGTGAAAAAGCTGTTTCCCTTGCGCACCTGTTCACTGAACCTTGCCCCTGACCAAATAGCCAAAGGGAAATATAAAGTCTGTCTGGAATATCATATAAAAAATTGTTTGGGTCCCTGTCAGCAATTTGAATCTTCTGATCATTACGATAAAAAAATACAGCAGATTAAAAATATACTCAAAGGACATTTATCTGTAGTCCGAAAGTTTTTAGAAGATCAAATGGAATCATATGCCTCTGAAATGGAGTTTGAAAAAGCTCATGAGAGTAAAATGCAGCTTTCTGCCTTTGAAGATTATCAGGGCAAGTCTACAGTGGTGAGTACAAGTATTCAGGATGTGGATGTATTTTCGATAACTTCGACGGATCAGGAGGCTTATATTCATTTTATGAAAGTTATCGATGGAGCTGTCATCCATACGTATACCATGGAAGCTGCAAAAAATTGCGACGAAGACGAATCGCAAATTCTTTCTTTGGCCATTCCAAGGATCAGGGAAAAATTTGACAGCATTGCTCCGGAAATTATCGTTCCAATAATGGTGGCTCTGAACGATGAAACTGTACAAGTTGTGATCCCAAAGCAAGGAGATAAGAAAAAATTATTGGACTTGTCGAATAACAACATCGAATATTATAAACTGCAGAAACGAAAAGAGCAACTGAACAAGACCGGAAAACTCAGTCACTCGGAAAGAATTCTCCATACGCTCAAAGACGATTTGAACATGACTGAACTGCCTATGCATATCGAATGTTTTGACAATTCTAATATCCAGGGAACAAATCCTGTAGCGGCCTGTGTAGTGTTTAAAAATGCAAAACCAAGCGTAAAGGATTACAGGCATTACAACATCAAATCGGTAGTTGGCCCCGACGATTTTGCATCGATGGAAGAGGTGGTATATAGAAGATATAAGCGATTGCTGGAAGAACAGCAACCACTACCACAACTGGTCATCATCGATGGAGGAAAGGGACAACTTTCGTCGGCCATGATTTCTTTGGAGAAACTGGGATTGGATCGGAACTTAACAGTTATTGGAATTGCGAAACGCCTTGAAGAAATTTATTTTCCGAACGACTCCATTCCCTTGCATATCAATAAAAAATCTGAATCGCTGAAACTAATTCAACAATTGAGGAATGAAGCCCATCGGTTTGGTTTGAATTTTCACAGAAATCAGCGATCCAAAAAATTTATTCAGTCGGAGCTTGCCAAAATCAAGGGCATTGGTGATAAAACCATATCAAAATTGATTGGAAAATTTGGTTCCGTGGAACAGATTAAAAAAGCAAACCCTGAAGAAATTTCAGACCTGGTTGGAAAAGATATTTGTGCCAAAATCCGTTCTTATTTTGATTTAGAAACAGGGGAACAAAAAAGCGAAAAACCAAATGAGTAA
- a CDS encoding BamA/TamA family outer membrane protein, with translation MFRSFCMGVMSLCISLFFTGSLFSQKTVSLQYFLDGKAAPEFFPKIKDTLELSDHLIDWIQLQQAKGFLLAGLDSVVTQLDTMKVYMNKGDAYHWQFSDTQNDSLLSILSTEFFTTDLLDSTDYFTKLMKPVVKEYADRGYPFAQIVLQAARKSKDTFVIQVNLDKGKQIHFAQAQQADKPLFREYVFNRQIGIHPGSLFSHTLFLNSVDRIMKLNYVSLESKPLIVFPGDYCVARYYLKNEKSSKFDFLLGLNPVNGPNGKSYRLTGLGYFQLFNLMKMADELVIKYENLSNNAPKFLLHFKFPYLPAIPLGLEFDLGLSRFQENYFENRQQLSLTYPIDISSEIGLSIYNRSSDLLNADTAFVISTKRLPAVLDFTNFMIGFRLRHRNLDHTTIPTKGIYISAALHYGKKKFEPNPQLLAYDSEAVKLRQQYDSLNLNNRQAKFELHLESYSKFARRNVFKLALKSEGYLGGSFIPENEKYRLGGSQNLRGFDEDFYFTSIYALGSLEYRFLLDRQSFLSLFNDVGVLQMGTSDSKKWNVFHGLGMGIHFTTPIGLFSLQYAVGQGPGLSFDLGKGKIHFGYSVLF, from the coding sequence ATGTTCAGATCATTTTGCATGGGTGTTATGAGTTTGTGTATATCCTTGTTTTTCACGGGCTCACTATTCTCGCAAAAAACTGTTTCGTTACAGTACTTTTTGGATGGAAAGGCAGCACCCGAATTTTTTCCAAAAATAAAGGATACCCTTGAATTATCCGATCATTTGATTGATTGGATACAGTTGCAACAGGCTAAAGGGTTTTTACTTGCAGGATTGGACTCTGTGGTTACGCAGCTGGATACCATGAAGGTTTACATGAATAAAGGGGATGCCTACCATTGGCAATTCAGCGATACCCAAAATGATAGCCTTTTGTCTATTCTTTCAACCGAATTTTTTACAACCGATTTGTTAGATTCTACAGATTATTTTACAAAGTTGATGAAGCCTGTCGTAAAGGAGTACGCAGATCGCGGTTATCCATTTGCACAAATTGTACTTCAGGCGGCCAGGAAGAGCAAAGATACTTTTGTGATCCAGGTCAATTTAGACAAAGGCAAACAAATCCATTTTGCTCAGGCACAGCAGGCAGACAAACCGTTATTCCGGGAATATGTATTCAACAGGCAGATTGGAATACATCCGGGTTCATTATTCTCGCATACGTTGTTCTTAAACTCAGTGGACAGAATTATGAAATTGAACTATGTGAGCCTGGAATCCAAACCACTGATTGTATTTCCGGGAGATTATTGTGTAGCGCGGTATTATCTGAAAAATGAAAAGTCTTCAAAATTTGACTTTTTATTGGGCTTAAATCCAGTTAACGGCCCGAATGGGAAATCATACAGATTAACAGGGCTTGGATACTTCCAATTGTTTAACCTGATGAAAATGGCGGATGAGTTGGTGATCAAATATGAGAATCTCAGCAACAACGCACCTAAGTTTTTATTGCATTTTAAATTTCCTTATTTACCAGCCATTCCTTTGGGTCTGGAGTTTGATCTAGGATTATCCCGGTTTCAGGAAAATTATTTCGAAAACAGACAGCAATTAAGTTTGACATACCCGATAGATATATCTAGTGAAATTGGATTAAGTATTTATAACCGAAGTTCAGATCTTTTAAATGCGGATACGGCTTTTGTGATCTCAACTAAACGTCTGCCTGCAGTATTGGATTTCACTAATTTCATGATCGGGTTTCGGTTGAGACATCGCAATTTGGACCATACCACAATACCGACTAAAGGAATATACATATCTGCAGCCCTCCATTATGGGAAGAAAAAGTTCGAACCTAATCCACAATTATTAGCTTATGATTCTGAAGCCGTTAAGCTCCGGCAACAATACGACAGTTTAAACTTGAATAACAGGCAGGCCAAATTCGAACTTCATTTAGAGTCTTATTCAAAGTTTGCAAGACGAAATGTATTCAAGCTGGCTCTGAAATCAGAAGGCTATTTAGGCGGTAGCTTCATTCCCGAAAATGAAAAATATCGTCTGGGAGGTTCGCAGAATTTGAGAGGTTTTGATGAAGATTTTTATTTTACTTCGATATATGCACTTGGAAGTTTAGAATACCGCTTTCTTCTGGACAGGCAAAGCTTTCTCAGTTTATTTAATGATGTTGGAGTTTTACAAATGGGGACATCTGATTCAAAAAAATGGAATGTATTTCATGGGTTAGGAATGGGAATTCATTTTACAACTCCAATTGGATTATTCTCATTGCAATATGCCGTGGGCCAGGGCCCTGGATTGTCCTTTGATTTAGGCAAAGGCAAAATTCATTTTGGTTACTCGGTATTGTTTTAA